One genomic segment of Nocardioides cavernaquae includes these proteins:
- a CDS encoding dicarboxylate/amino acid:cation symporter has protein sequence MRILRSPALQIAAGAVTGIIFGLVVGDWASNVKFIGDIFIRLIQMAIVPLVMSSVIVATGAMTGRGTGKLMGRTFGWILGFSVVAATLGWVLSTLLTPGSGMSFEGDLDPSLEESASTVAGWQATLTEFVSTNIIGSMSTATMVPIIVFSLLFGLALNSVVAKSGNRTVLDFAEQVQQVVLTMIRYVMFIAPLGVFALLANLAGTVGFSVVTTALAYLGTTLLGVVLMAAVFVVVVSVVTRLNPLLLPAKLLEQTVVAVTTTSSAVTFPTVLRNTVEKVGVSQRVANFTLSIGMTMGSCGAVLNYVIVVMFLAQAGAVELSIGQIVLAMVLAILLNIGTITVPGGFPVVAMFLATSLGLPFEAVGLLIAVDWFTGIFRTFLNVNGDTVVAMLVANATDEIDRDVYNGDKTVVADEIDLDEFKDQFEAADNLD, from the coding sequence ATGAGAATCCTGAGAAGCCCCGCCCTGCAGATCGCAGCCGGCGCGGTCACAGGCATCATCTTCGGCCTGGTCGTCGGCGACTGGGCCAGCAACGTCAAGTTCATCGGAGACATCTTCATCCGCCTGATCCAGATGGCGATCGTGCCCCTGGTGATGTCGTCGGTCATCGTCGCGACCGGCGCCATGACGGGGCGCGGCACCGGCAAGCTGATGGGACGCACGTTCGGGTGGATCCTCGGGTTCTCCGTCGTCGCGGCAACACTGGGCTGGGTGCTCAGCACGCTGCTCACCCCCGGCAGCGGCATGTCGTTCGAGGGTGATCTCGATCCCTCCCTCGAGGAATCCGCCTCGACCGTCGCCGGCTGGCAGGCCACCCTGACCGAGTTCGTCTCGACCAACATCATCGGATCGATGTCGACCGCGACCATGGTCCCGATCATCGTCTTCTCGTTGCTCTTCGGCCTCGCCCTCAACAGCGTCGTGGCCAAGTCCGGCAACCGGACCGTGCTCGATTTCGCCGAGCAGGTGCAGCAGGTCGTCCTGACGATGATCCGGTACGTCATGTTCATCGCCCCGCTGGGCGTGTTCGCGCTGCTCGCCAACCTCGCGGGCACGGTGGGCTTCTCGGTGGTCACCACTGCACTCGCCTACCTGGGCACCACACTGCTCGGCGTCGTACTCATGGCAGCCGTGTTCGTCGTGGTCGTCTCGGTGGTGACCCGGCTCAACCCGCTGCTGCTCCCGGCCAAGCTGCTGGAGCAGACGGTGGTCGCCGTGACGACGACCAGCTCCGCGGTCACCTTCCCCACGGTGCTCCGCAACACCGTCGAGAAGGTCGGCGTCAGCCAGCGGGTCGCGAACTTCACGCTCAGCATCGGCATGACCATGGGGTCGTGCGGCGCCGTCCTGAACTACGTGATCGTCGTGATGTTCCTCGCCCAGGCGGGCGCGGTCGAGCTCAGCATCGGCCAGATCGTCCTCGCCATGGTGCTCGCGATCCTGCTGAACATCGGCACGATCACGGTCCCCGGCGGGTTCCCCGTCGTGGCGATGTTCCTCGCCACCTCGCTCGGCCTGCCCTTCGAGGCCGTCGGCCTGCTCATCGCCGTCGACTGGTTCACCGGCATCTTCCGGACGTTCCTCAACGTCAACGGTGACACGGTCGTCGCGATGCTCGTCGCCAACGCCACCGACGAGATCGACCGCGACGTCTACAACGGCGACAAGACCGTCGTCGCGGACGAGATCGACCTCGACGAGTTCAAGGACCAGTTCGAGGCGGCCGACAACCTTGACTGA
- a CDS encoding glycerophosphodiester phosphodiesterase, whose protein sequence is MQVVAHRGASAEKAEHTLGAYLAALEAGADALECDVRLTADQHLVCVHDRTLARTAANPGLVSTMELRDLAELDFAAWKHPWSELDDEAPDMDPELGKVLTLRKLLETVADYDRRVELAIETKHPTRFGGLVERRLVEMLAEFGWTGPDAPVRIMSFSFTALQRVQRLAPDLPLVMLMDKAHHWPMLRRLVDPDWIIGPGIKELKAHPGFGRRLHQSGRRIHVWTVNTKANLELCQSLGVEAVITDKPDTMLRLLGRK, encoded by the coding sequence ATGCAGGTCGTTGCCCACCGCGGTGCCAGCGCCGAGAAGGCCGAGCACACGCTCGGTGCCTACCTCGCCGCGCTGGAGGCGGGAGCCGATGCACTCGAGTGCGATGTGCGGCTCACGGCCGACCAGCACCTGGTCTGCGTGCACGACCGGACACTCGCGCGCACAGCGGCGAACCCGGGCCTGGTCTCCACGATGGAGCTGCGTGATCTCGCCGAGCTGGACTTCGCAGCCTGGAAGCACCCGTGGTCCGAGCTGGATGACGAGGCCCCGGACATGGACCCGGAGCTCGGCAAGGTCCTGACCCTGCGCAAGCTGCTCGAGACCGTGGCCGACTACGACCGCCGGGTGGAGCTGGCGATCGAGACCAAGCACCCGACCCGGTTCGGCGGACTGGTCGAGCGCCGTCTGGTCGAGATGCTGGCGGAGTTCGGCTGGACCGGCCCCGATGCCCCGGTGCGGATCATGAGCTTCTCGTTCACGGCGCTCCAGCGCGTGCAGCGACTGGCGCCGGACCTGCCGTTGGTCATGCTCATGGACAAGGCCCACCACTGGCCGATGCTGCGCCGGCTGGTCGATCCGGACTGGATCATCGGCCCCGGCATCAAGGAGCTGAAGGCCCATCCCGGATTTGGACGGCGGCTGCACCAGAGCGGCCGCCGGATCCACGTGTGGACCGTCAACACCAAGGCCAACCTCGAGCTGTGCCAGTCGCTCGGAGTTGAGGCCGTTATTACGGACAAACCAGACACGATGTTGCGACTTCTGGGACGGAAGTGA
- a CDS encoding TMEM165/GDT1 family protein, with protein MDLLVVALTFGTVFLVELPDKTFIATLVLSTRFRPLLVWLGVGIAFALQTAIAVGLGQAVSLLPVTWVRIGAAVLFLVGAFLLLREARNADSEEAATEAEFAARADKAAGSGQAGRRSALTAVLTSFLVLFAAEWGDLSQLLILSLAAKYDEPLSVFAGALAGLLAVSGLAVLLGRWLLARIQLATLHYIGGGMCLLLAGLTLAELLT; from the coding sequence ATGGACCTGCTCGTCGTTGCGCTCACCTTCGGAACCGTCTTCCTCGTGGAGCTCCCCGACAAGACGTTCATCGCCACCCTGGTGCTGAGCACCCGGTTCCGGCCGCTGCTGGTCTGGCTCGGCGTCGGCATCGCCTTCGCGCTGCAGACTGCGATCGCGGTGGGACTGGGACAGGCCGTCTCACTGCTCCCGGTCACCTGGGTCCGGATCGGTGCCGCCGTGCTCTTCCTGGTCGGCGCGTTCCTGCTGCTGCGCGAGGCCCGCAACGCCGACAGCGAGGAGGCGGCCACCGAGGCGGAGTTCGCCGCACGCGCGGACAAGGCGGCCGGATCGGGTCAGGCGGGGCGTCGTTCAGCGCTCACGGCAGTGCTGACCAGCTTCCTGGTCCTCTTCGCGGCCGAGTGGGGCGACCTCTCGCAGCTGCTGATCCTCTCGCTCGCGGCGAAGTACGACGAGCCGCTGAGCGTCTTCGCCGGAGCCCTGGCCGGCCTGCTCGCCGTGAGTGGCCTGGCCGTGCTGCTGGGCCGGTGGCTGCTGGCCCGCATCCAGCTGGCCACGCTGCACTACATCGGCGGCGGGATGTGCCTGCTGCTGGCCGGTCTGACCCTGGCCGAGCTGCTGACCTGA
- a CDS encoding DUF4446 family protein has translation MLIVAVLALVVALAALAIAVSALRRGASTGGVAGGPAPLPEDVQGLRQEVAALRAEAGFALKHLAVVRYDAFGDMGGHLSWSLAVLDDDGNGVVLTSIHGRSEARTYAKSVSEWKSEQQLSPEEDEALGAARP, from the coding sequence GTGCTGATCGTCGCCGTTCTCGCCCTGGTCGTTGCCCTTGCTGCGCTCGCGATTGCGGTGTCCGCGCTTCGCCGTGGCGCTTCGACTGGTGGCGTTGCGGGCGGACCGGCCCCGCTTCCCGAGGACGTCCAGGGACTCCGCCAGGAGGTGGCGGCCCTTCGCGCCGAGGCTGGGTTCGCGCTCAAGCACCTCGCGGTCGTCCGCTACGACGCGTTCGGGGACATGGGCGGGCACCTGTCGTGGTCGCTCGCCGTGCTCGATGACGACGGCAACGGCGTCGTCCTGACCTCGATCCACGGCCGCAGCGAGGCACGCACCTACGCCAAGAGCGTCAGCGAGTGGAAGAGCGAGCAGCAGCTTTCGCCGGAAGAGGACGAGGCGCTCGGCGCCGCTCGCCCCTGA